A window of the Nycticebus coucang isolate mNycCou1 chromosome 3, mNycCou1.pri, whole genome shotgun sequence genome harbors these coding sequences:
- the LOC128581002 gene encoding olfactory receptor 7C2-like, with protein sequence MERSNQTGVQIFLLLGFIEDSDSQPLLFGLFLSMYLVTVLGNLLIILATVSDSHLHTPMYFFLSNLSFADICFTSTTVPKMLVNMQTQSKVITYEGCLSQIFFFIVFGCLDNLLLTVMAYDRFVAICHPLHYTVIMSPRFCGLLAQGTWCFSVVGSLLETLTVLKLSFCTNVEIPHIFCDLPEVLKLACSDNLINNIVVYCVTIILSVFPLSGILFSYSQIFFSVLSISSSRAKYKAFSTCGSHLSVVSLFYGTGLGVYLSSAATSSSRTSLIASVMYTMVTPMLNPFIYSLKNRDMKEALRRLLGKGLISAKEPL encoded by the coding sequence ATGGAAAGAAGTAACCAAACAGGAGTTCAAATCTTTCTCCTCCTGGGATTTATAGAGGACTCTGACTCGCAGCCCCTCCTCTTTGGGTTATTCCTGTCCATGTACCTGGTCACCGTGCTTGGGAACCTGCTCATCATCCTGGCCACAGTCTCGGACTCCCACCtgcacacccccatgtacttcttcctctccaacCTGTCCTTTGCTGACATCTGTTTCACCTCCACAACAGTCCCCAAGATGCTGGTGAACATGCAGACACAGAGCAAAGTCATAACGTATGAAGGCTGCCTCAGccagatattttttttcattgtgtttggATGCCTAGACAATTTGCTCTTGACTGTGATGGCCTATGACCGCTTTGTGGCCATCTGTCACCCTCTGCACTACACAGTCATCATGAGCCCCCGGTTCTGTGGGCTGCTGGCTCAGGGCACCTGGTGCTTCAGTGTTGTGGGCTCCCTGCTTGAGACCTTGACTGTTTTGAAGTTATCCTTCTGCACAAACGTGGAAATCCCACACATTTTTTGTGATCTTCCCGAAGTCCTGAAGCTTGCCTGTTCTGACAATCTCATTAATAACATAGTGGTGTACTGCGTAACCATCATCCTAAGTGTTTTCCCTCTCTCTGGGATCCTCTTCTCTTACTCTCAGATTTTCTTCTCTGTCCTGAGCATTTCATCATCCAGGGCCAAGTACAAAGCCTTTTCTACCTGTGGGTCTCACCTCTCTGTGGTTTCCTTGTTCTACGGCACTGGGCTTGGGGTTTACCTCAGCTCTGCAGCCACATCGTCCTCCAGGACAAGTTTGATAGCCTCAGTGATGTACACCATGGTCACCCCCATGCTGAACCCCTTCATCTACAGCCTGAAGAACAGGGACATGAAGGAGGCTTTGCGGAGACTCCTTGGCAAGGGACTCATCTCAGCGAAGGAGCCATTATGA